The following coding sequences lie in one Vibrio splendidus genomic window:
- a CDS encoding helix-turn-helix domain-containing protein, giving the protein MTIRINLDIMMAKRKMRLKTLAKEVGITEANLSVLKNGKAKAVRLSTLDKLCEVLECQPGDILEFEPNDHQDSVAEE; this is encoded by the coding sequence ATGACTATCCGCATTAATTTAGACATTATGATGGCCAAACGAAAAATGCGATTGAAGACATTGGCAAAAGAAGTTGGGATTACTGAAGCCAACTTATCAGTATTAAAAAATGGTAAAGCTAAAGCGGTAAGGCTATCGACACTCGATAAGCTGTGTGAAGTTTTAGAGTGCCAACCTGGTGATATTTTGGAGTTTGAACCGAATGATCATCAAGACAGCGTTGCTGAAGAGTAG